From the Psychrobacter sp. P11F6 genome, the window TTTTAGGTTTGCAGCTTAAGTATGCGGTAATCACCTCTGTGGATCGTGACGATCTAAAAGATGGCGGCGCGGCGCATTTCGTCGAAGTGCTCAATGAATCTCGCGCACTTAGCCCGAATTGCCTCATTGAAATATTGGTACCAGATTTCCGTGGTCGTATGGAAGTAGCATTAGACTTGTTGACTGAAACACCGCCAGATGTCTTTAACCATAACATCGAAACCGTGCCTCGTTTATATAAAGCCTTCCGCCCAGGTTCTGACTATCAGCATTCGTTAGATTTGCTCAAACTCTATAAAGAGCGTCGCCCTGATATCGCAACCAAGTGCGGCTTTATGGTTGGCCTTGGTGAGACCGAAGAAGAGATTTATGCGCTGCTTGATGACCTAAAAGCGCACAATGTGGATATGATTACGGTTGGTCAGTATCTGCAACCTAGTAAAAACCACGCGCCTGTCGATCGTTATGTCCATCCAGACGAGTTCCAGCGTTATATGGATTATGGTAAAAAAATTGGCTTCTTTAACATTTGGGCAGGCCCAATGGTACGCTCAAGCTACTTTGCCGATCGTCAATATTACGGCGAAGACTGCCCAGCGCCAAT encodes:
- the lipA gene encoding lipoyl synthase, whose protein sequence is MTTAVQTHVPAAKVKPKKAIQGEKLRGYDKVARIPIKVIPTIEAKKKPDWIRVKMSSPAEVARIKATLREQKLYTVCEEAACPNLPQCFADGTATFMIMGDICTRRCPFCDVGHGRPNELDADEPRHTAETILGLQLKYAVITSVDRDDLKDGGAAHFVEVLNESRALSPNCLIEILVPDFRGRMEVALDLLTETPPDVFNHNIETVPRLYKAFRPGSDYQHSLDLLKLYKERRPDIATKCGFMVGLGETEEEIYALLDDLKAHNVDMITVGQYLQPSKNHAPVDRYVHPDEFQRYMDYGKKIGFFNIWAGPMVRSSYFADRQYYGEDCPAPIRSKKALAAEGKLGC